A portion of the Oncorhynchus nerka isolate Pitt River linkage group LG27, Oner_Uvic_2.0, whole genome shotgun sequence genome contains these proteins:
- the LOC115111113 gene encoding uncharacterized protein LOC115111113, with protein MYSGCGVGVASIQRQYQVRESVRPYTGPGENTQVPMETGVIPARYPIYQVQPYSGQPSCTVNSVSNTQPTPVPTHLTPPPAALKPGRDGFKKVCRTEEASPCPFPGLASGVLEMRVKEGSKIRNLMGFAMARMQGDVSGVGVSGGGGLRQVVFSGSGRAVTKTITCAEIMKRKVGSLHQLTKLRYKGVREVWESKEGGASEMTVHRTVPSISILLSKDPLDPQEPGYQPPETLSALWEDRDGVDALQTASKRPLGLFPYSSFPDSKRVCLGLDEGTLALSTPLAN; from the coding sequence ATGTATTCCGGCTGTGGAGTTGGAGTGGCCAGCATTCAAAGACAGTATCAGGTCAGGGAGTCTGTCAGACCATACACCGGACCTGGAGAGAATACACAGGTCCCAATGGAAACCGGTGTGATCCCAGCTAGGTACCCAATATATCAGGTTCAGCCTTACAGTGGGCAGCCCTCCTGCACTGTCAACAGTGTTTCCAACACACAGCCCACTCCGGTGCCTACACATCTAACTCCACCTCCCGCCGCACTCAAACCGGGCCGGGATGGGTTCAAGAAGGTGTGTCGCACAGAGGAGGCCAGCCCGTGCCCCTTCCCAGGATTGGCCTCAGGAGTGCTGGAGATGCGTGTCAAGGAGGGCAGTAAGATCCGTAACCTCATGGGTTTTGCCATGGCTCGCATGCAGGGGGATGTCAGTGGTGTTGGGGTTAGTGGAGGCGGTGGCCTGAGGCAGGTTGTTTTCTCTGGGTCAGGTCGTGCCGTCACCAAGACCATCACATGCGCTGAGATCATGAAGAGAAAAGTGGGGTCTCTGCACCAGCTGACCAAGCTGCGCTACAAGGGTGTGAGGGAGGTGTGGGAGAGCAAAGAAGGGGGGGCATCGGAGATGACTGTTCACAGGACCGTCCCCTCCATCAGCATCCTTTTGTCCAAAGACCCCCTGGACCCGCAGGAGCCCGGCTACCAGCCCCCTGAGACCCTCAGTGCTCTCTGGGAGGACAGAGACGGTGTGGATGCCCTACAGACAGCCAGCAAGAGACCTCTTGGTCTGTTCCCATACAGTAGTTTCCCTGACTCTAAGAGAGTGTGTCTGGGTCTGGACGAGGGGACTCTGGCTCTGTCCACCCCcctggctaactga